The following are encoded in a window of Thalassotalea insulae genomic DNA:
- a CDS encoding class I SAM-dependent methyltransferase: MKKQILLLSTCLLLSSLCFAADFSFTKGQRSAADLALDVQRKGPQVIELTKVSSGMTVLDLLGGGGYYSELLAEKVGNSGKVYLHNNQAYMPYIEKELAARLKDNRLANVIRYDRETDNLELADKQFDAVFFILGYHDLYHKAEGWDINKAQFLSDVLGALKSGGQLVIVDHSAVADSKTKHAQELHRIDQQYVIDELTQLGLTLVKKSSILENKQDSRMISPFKPEIRRKTDRFILVFEKA, from the coding sequence ATGAAAAAACAAATATTATTACTATCGACTTGTTTGTTGCTTAGTTCGTTATGCTTTGCGGCTGACTTTTCTTTTACTAAAGGGCAAAGGTCGGCAGCTGATCTTGCTTTGGATGTGCAACGAAAGGGGCCTCAAGTAATAGAATTAACAAAAGTTAGTTCAGGAATGACAGTATTAGATTTACTCGGAGGTGGAGGTTATTACAGTGAGCTGCTCGCAGAAAAAGTCGGGAATAGCGGTAAGGTTTATCTGCATAACAATCAAGCATATATGCCTTATATTGAAAAAGAATTGGCGGCACGACTAAAAGATAATCGTTTAGCTAATGTGATCCGTTATGACAGAGAAACCGATAATTTAGAGTTAGCCGATAAACAGTTTGATGCGGTATTTTTCATCCTTGGTTATCACGACTTGTACCATAAAGCCGAAGGTTGGGATATTAATAAAGCGCAGTTTTTATCGGATGTGCTGGGCGCGCTTAAGTCAGGGGGCCAGCTAGTGATAGTTGATCATTCTGCGGTAGCGGATAGTAAAACTAAACATGCGCAAGAATTACATCGTATCGATCAACAATATGTCATCGATGAGTTAACTCAGTTAGGGTTAACGCTGGTGAAAAAGAGTTCAATACTAGAAAATAAGCAGGATTCTCGGATGATTTCACCATTTAAGCCGGAAATTCGTCGTAAAACCGATCGCTTCATTTTGGTATTTGAAAAAGCCTAA
- a CDS encoding ion channel: MNKNHHLCQYDDPDGIPCLEEAMKHSHYCYWHDSSVDKSGPEVKEALIEFTRSGGMTRGICLKNTDLKNIDLVNHYHKEGFDFSYADFYRANLSGAHLFNINFNHTSLMKSDLRYANLNCANLNGANLLGIKWKGCKIEHLSIGKKLVQEVRAKQLLKEGEQALALDQFEQAEEIYRDLRKHAEMEGIFTMSGELIQKELTMRRMQMPKASFRRFSSKIVDLFCGYGEDPIRIVGISLLLIVICAALYTYTGLSYQGDVLTYDSNKSITENFSLFLSCLYYSIVTFTTLGYGDFTPVGISRAIAAIEAFTGSFTIALFVVVFVKKMTR, from the coding sequence ATGAACAAAAATCATCACCTGTGCCAATACGATGATCCGGACGGGATCCCATGTTTAGAAGAAGCGATGAAACATTCGCATTATTGCTATTGGCATGACAGCAGTGTCGATAAATCGGGTCCCGAAGTCAAAGAAGCATTGATAGAGTTTACACGCTCGGGCGGTATGACTCGCGGCATTTGCTTAAAAAATACCGATCTGAAAAATATTGATCTGGTCAATCATTACCATAAAGAAGGTTTTGATTTTTCTTACGCCGATTTTTACCGTGCTAACTTGTCCGGTGCTCACCTTTTTAACATTAATTTTAACCACACCAGTTTAATGAAAAGTGATCTTCGTTATGCCAACTTAAATTGTGCCAACCTTAACGGTGCCAACCTCTTAGGGATCAAATGGAAAGGTTGCAAAATCGAGCACCTTTCCATTGGCAAAAAGTTAGTACAGGAAGTGCGGGCGAAACAATTGCTCAAAGAAGGCGAACAAGCTTTGGCTTTAGATCAGTTTGAGCAAGCAGAAGAAATTTATCGTGATCTAAGAAAGCACGCTGAAATGGAAGGTATATTTACCATGTCAGGCGAGCTTATTCAAAAAGAGCTCACCATGCGTCGAATGCAAATGCCTAAAGCCAGTTTTCGGCGCTTTAGCTCCAAAATTGTGGATTTATTCTGTGGTTATGGTGAAGACCCAATCCGCATTGTTGGTATCTCCTTACTGCTTATTGTTATATGTGCTGCATTATATACGTACACCGGATTAAGTTATCAAGGCGATGTCCTCACCTACGATAGCAACAAAAGCATCACCGAGAACTTTTCCCTCTTTCTCTCCTGTTTATATTATTCGATCGTCACGTTTACCACCTTAGGCTACGGCGATTTTACCCCTGTTGGTATCTCGCGCGCAATCGCCGCAATAGAAGCCTTTACCGGCAGTTTTACCATCGCGTTATTCGTCGTAGTATTTGTTAAGAAAATGACCCGCTAA
- the yfbR gene encoding 5'-deoxynucleotidase, whose protein sequence is MATKEKNQSTFLAWLFRMPLIKRWALMFCVKEENVAEHSHQVAIVAHLLAVIKNKKFNGQLNVDRAATIALYHEASETRYGDIVSPTKYANKEIAREFKKIESLAEQECLSSLPEEFQVIFSDIIVQDNVAHEYKKIVKAADILVAYIKALDELTHNNHEFDHVKIRLEKKLSEIKKEMPEVEYFLATFLSACSATVDKLAAS, encoded by the coding sequence ATGGCAACGAAAGAGAAAAATCAGAGTACATTTTTAGCCTGGCTATTTCGCATGCCGTTAATCAAACGCTGGGCATTAATGTTTTGCGTCAAAGAAGAAAATGTTGCCGAACACTCACACCAGGTTGCCATTGTTGCTCATCTGCTGGCGGTGATTAAAAACAAAAAATTTAACGGTCAACTCAATGTTGATAGAGCCGCAACTATCGCCCTCTATCATGAAGCAAGTGAAACCCGTTACGGCGATATTGTCAGTCCAACTAAATATGCTAACAAAGAAATAGCCCGCGAATTTAAAAAAATTGAAAGTCTGGCTGAGCAAGAGTGCTTATCATCATTACCCGAAGAGTTTCAGGTGATTTTTTCCGACATCATAGTGCAGGATAATGTCGCGCATGAATATAAAAAAATTGTTAAAGCGGCGGATATTTTAGTCGCCTATATTAAAGCACTTGACGAGTTAACTCATAATAATCATGAATTTGATCACGTTAAAATTCGCTTAGAAAAGAAATTATCAGAAATAAAAAAAGAGATGCCGGAAGTAGAATATTTTCTTGCTACCTTTCTCAGTGCCTGTTCGGCAACGGTAGATAAACTAGCCGCTAGCTAA
- a CDS encoding Gfo/Idh/MocA family protein: MNIEQVINWGIIGCGAVTEVKSGPAYQKVANFNLAAVMRRNGALAKDYAKRHQVESYYANADELINDPWVDAIYIATPPDTHKCYGLKVAQAGKPCCIEKPLAPDYQQSKEIVAAFNRANVPLFVAYYRRSLPRFNHVKSLLDNGDIGDVRHLSWHLSKPANQLDISQEYNWRTDKNIALGGYFDDLASHGLDLFSYLLGEFAEVKGLGINQQNLYSAYDAVSACWRHKSGVTGTGSWNFASRSRQDMVTIYGSKGEISFSVFDEQPISIISEDHQQDIFIENPENIQFYHVQNIRDYLLGETSHPSTGATAAHTSWVMDEILRT, encoded by the coding sequence TTGAATATTGAACAGGTTATTAATTGGGGCATTATTGGTTGTGGAGCAGTAACTGAAGTTAAAAGTGGTCCAGCTTATCAAAAGGTCGCTAATTTTAATTTGGCTGCCGTGATGAGAAGAAATGGCGCGTTGGCAAAAGATTATGCAAAACGTCACCAAGTAGAAAGTTATTATGCCAATGCAGATGAACTTATTAATGACCCTTGGGTTGATGCTATTTACATTGCCACTCCACCTGATACTCATAAGTGTTATGGCTTAAAAGTCGCGCAAGCAGGCAAACCATGCTGTATTGAAAAACCACTTGCACCTGATTATCAGCAGAGCAAGGAAATCGTCGCTGCGTTTAACCGCGCCAATGTCCCGCTATTCGTTGCTTATTATCGCAGATCATTACCTCGCTTTAATCACGTCAAGTCGCTGTTGGATAATGGAGACATTGGTGATGTCAGACACCTCAGCTGGCATTTATCAAAACCTGCTAATCAACTCGATATATCGCAAGAGTATAATTGGCGTACCGATAAAAATATTGCTCTTGGCGGCTATTTTGATGATTTAGCCAGTCATGGACTCGATCTTTTTTCCTATTTGCTCGGTGAGTTTGCTGAAGTTAAAGGTCTTGGTATCAACCAACAGAATTTGTACTCGGCTTATGACGCAGTTTCTGCGTGTTGGCGCCATAAAAGTGGTGTCACTGGAACAGGAAGCTGGAATTTCGCTAGCCGATCACGCCAAGACATGGTGACTATCTATGGCAGTAAAGGAGAAATATCATTTTCTGTTTTTGATGAGCAACCTATATCTATTATTAGTGAAGATCATCAACAAGATATTTTTATTGAAAACCCTGAAAATATTCAGTTCTATCATGTACAAAATATCAGAGACTATTTGCTTGGTGAAACCTCTCACCCATCAACAGGTGCGACAGCCGCCCATACCAGTTGGGTGATGGATGAAATATTAAGAACCTAG
- a CDS encoding DUF3718 domain-containing protein, producing the protein MKNIIAVATIISLSASFAPKTQASTIAQNLCEYVNVDNKSKLRSYLKTNKLKIRNVFDGIQCNGQNLLAFAASRNATETGAMIIGKLSKKVIETNLSALANSELASVAQKRVQG; encoded by the coding sequence ATGAAAAACATTATTGCTGTTGCTACTATCATTTCTTTATCTGCTAGCTTTGCACCAAAAACTCAAGCCTCTACTATTGCGCAAAATTTATGTGAATACGTCAATGTTGATAACAAATCAAAATTACGTTCATATCTAAAAACTAACAAACTTAAAATTCGTAATGTATTTGACGGTATTCAGTGTAATGGTCAAAACTTGCTAGCATTTGCTGCGTCTCGTAATGCTACGGAAACAGGTGCTATGATAATTGGCAAGTTATCGAAAAAAGTGATTGAAACTAATTTATCTGCATTAGCTAATAGTGAATTAGCTAGCGTAGCGCAAAAGCGAGTGCAAGGTTAA
- a CDS encoding proline--tRNA ligase: protein MRTSQYMLSTLKETPAHAEVISHQLMLRAGLVRHVASGLYTWLPTGLKVLRKVEKIVREEMEKAGSIETLMPMVQPADLWEESGRWDDYGPELLRLNDRHQRPFVLGPTHEEVITKLVSNEISSYKQLPLNLFQVQTKFRDEIRPRFGVMRGREFLMKDAYSFHLSDECLKKTYQIMFDAYCRIFERLGLDYRPVIADNGSIGGEGSHEFHVLADSGEDDIAFSDESDYAANIEKAEALAPTSERPAASQELKEVATPNVKSIDEVVNFFNIDAKQTVKTLLVAGADENGEPQGIVAIVVRGDHQLNEIKAENLSQIASPLTFATDEQIADVAGCDAGSIGPVGLTIPVIVDRSAAHLADFICGANKNDTHYNGANWDRDIQNYQVADIRNVVAGDPSPCGKGKIVIKRGIEVGHIFQLGDKYAKAMNCGVLTEAGKNQTLTMGCYGIGVSRIVAAAIEQNHDKYGIKWPKAIAPFHAAIVPMNMAKSARVKETAETLYQTLQQAGIDVLFDDRKERPGVMFADHELIGTPILLIVGERNLDNQEIEVKDRITGEKSLVAIDEVLSLFTQ from the coding sequence ATGCGTACTAGCCAATATATGCTTTCAACGTTGAAAGAAACCCCTGCTCATGCAGAAGTGATCAGCCACCAATTAATGTTACGGGCGGGACTCGTTCGTCATGTTGCATCAGGCTTATACACTTGGCTACCGACGGGACTAAAGGTACTACGTAAAGTTGAAAAAATTGTCCGTGAAGAAATGGAAAAAGCCGGTTCAATCGAAACCTTAATGCCTATGGTGCAACCTGCTGATTTATGGGAAGAATCAGGTCGCTGGGATGATTATGGCCCGGAATTACTGAGATTAAACGATCGCCATCAACGTCCATTTGTTTTAGGTCCAACGCACGAAGAAGTAATTACTAAGTTAGTAAGTAACGAAATCAGCAGTTACAAGCAGCTGCCGTTAAACCTATTTCAGGTGCAAACCAAGTTTCGAGACGAAATTCGTCCACGCTTTGGTGTAATGCGTGGCCGAGAATTCTTAATGAAAGACGCGTACTCTTTCCACTTAAGTGATGAATGTTTGAAAAAAACCTATCAGATCATGTTTGATGCGTATTGCCGTATTTTTGAACGTTTAGGCTTAGATTATCGTCCGGTAATCGCTGACAACGGTTCTATTGGCGGTGAAGGCTCACATGAGTTCCATGTTTTAGCGGATTCTGGTGAAGACGATATCGCCTTTAGTGACGAAAGCGATTACGCAGCCAATATCGAAAAAGCAGAAGCATTAGCCCCTACGAGTGAACGCCCTGCTGCTAGCCAGGAATTAAAAGAAGTTGCAACACCGAATGTCAAGTCAATTGATGAAGTTGTCAATTTCTTTAACATCGACGCTAAGCAAACAGTCAAAACACTATTGGTAGCTGGTGCTGACGAAAACGGTGAGCCACAAGGCATAGTTGCCATAGTAGTACGTGGTGATCACCAGCTTAATGAAATCAAAGCAGAAAATTTATCTCAAATTGCTAGCCCATTAACCTTCGCAACAGATGAACAAATTGCTGACGTGGCAGGTTGTGATGCAGGATCTATTGGTCCAGTTGGTTTAACTATTCCAGTCATTGTTGACCGCAGCGCCGCACACTTAGCTGACTTTATCTGTGGCGCCAATAAGAACGATACTCATTATAATGGAGCAAATTGGGACAGAGATATCCAAAACTATCAAGTTGCTGACATTCGTAATGTAGTGGCCGGCGATCCAAGTCCATGTGGCAAAGGAAAAATAGTGATCAAACGTGGTATTGAAGTCGGTCATATTTTCCAGTTAGGCGATAAATACGCAAAAGCAATGAATTGCGGCGTGTTAACCGAAGCAGGTAAAAATCAAACCTTAACCATGGGCTGTTACGGTATCGGCGTTTCACGTATCGTTGCCGCTGCAATTGAACAAAATCATGATAAATACGGGATCAAGTGGCCAAAAGCGATTGCGCCATTTCATGCGGCAATTGTGCCAATGAATATGGCAAAATCAGCGCGAGTTAAAGAAACAGCTGAAACCTTGTATCAGACACTGCAACAAGCCGGTATCGACGTATTATTTGATGATCGCAAAGAGCGCCCCGGAGTGATGTTTGCCGATCATGAACTTATCGGTACGCCAATTTTATTAATTGTTGGAGAACGTAACCTCGACAATCAGGAAATTGAAGTAAAAGATCGCATCACAGGTGAAAAATCGCTAGTTGCGATTGATGAAGTCTTGTCCTTATTTACTCAATAA
- a CDS encoding pyridoxal phosphate-dependent aminotransferase, with protein sequence MKNVNKSAKLNNVCYEIRGQIAAEARRLEDEGHKILKLNIGNPAPFGFEAPDDILKDVIHNLPTAQGYCESKGIYPARVAVMQYFQQNGILNVSVDDIFIGNGVSELIVMAMQGLLNNDDEVLIPAPDYPLWTAAVSLSGGVPVHYRCVEENQWFPDLDDIASKITDKTKAIVLINPNNPTGAVYSEDVLQGILALARKHQLIVFSDEIYDKILYDDAKHIPTASLANDVLVITMGGLSKNYRIAGFRAGWMVITGPKLHAEDYIEGLNILSSMRLCANVPCQHAIQTALGGYQSINELIKDDGRLIKQRNLAHQLLNEIDGISCNPAMGALYLFVKVDAEKFNITDDEKMVLDLLKQEKILVVHGRGFNIKEKNYFRLVFLPHEDELRPAIEKIKNFFSTYRQE encoded by the coding sequence ATGAAAAACGTCAATAAATCTGCCAAGCTCAATAATGTCTGTTACGAAATTCGAGGACAGATAGCCGCAGAAGCCCGTCGTTTAGAAGACGAAGGCCATAAAATATTAAAACTCAACATTGGCAACCCAGCACCATTTGGCTTTGAAGCCCCTGACGATATTTTAAAAGATGTTATTCATAACCTGCCAACGGCACAAGGTTACTGTGAATCAAAAGGCATTTATCCGGCACGAGTTGCAGTGATGCAATACTTTCAGCAAAATGGCATTTTAAATGTTAGTGTTGACGATATTTTTATTGGTAATGGAGTCAGCGAGTTAATCGTTATGGCAATGCAAGGCTTGTTAAATAACGATGATGAGGTGCTGATCCCTGCCCCAGATTATCCACTTTGGACCGCTGCGGTTTCATTATCAGGTGGCGTTCCTGTGCATTACCGTTGTGTTGAAGAAAATCAATGGTTTCCTGATCTGGATGACATTGCCAGTAAAATCACCGATAAAACCAAAGCAATTGTCTTGATCAACCCGAATAACCCTACTGGCGCTGTCTATTCTGAAGACGTATTACAAGGGATTTTAGCCTTAGCCCGCAAACATCAGCTCATTGTCTTTAGCGACGAAATTTACGATAAAATTTTATATGATGACGCTAAGCATATTCCAACCGCCAGTCTAGCGAATGATGTCTTAGTGATCACTATGGGTGGCTTATCAAAAAATTACCGTATTGCTGGTTTTAGAGCCGGTTGGATGGTGATCACCGGCCCTAAATTACACGCTGAAGATTATATTGAAGGGCTGAATATTCTATCGTCAATGCGACTTTGCGCCAATGTGCCCTGCCAGCATGCAATTCAAACGGCATTAGGCGGTTATCAAAGTATTAACGAGCTGATCAAAGATGATGGACGATTAATCAAGCAACGTAATTTAGCGCACCAATTACTCAATGAAATAGATGGTATTTCCTGTAACCCGGCAATGGGCGCACTGTATTTATTTGTCAAAGTGGATGCTGAAAAATTTAATATCACCGACGATGAGAAAATGGTGTTAGATTTACTGAAACAGGAGAAAATATTAGTAGTTCATGGTCGTGGTTTTAATATTAAAGAAAAGAATTACTTCCGTTTAGTGTTTTTACCGCATGAAGATGAACTTAGACCTGCAATCGAAAAGATTAAGAATTTTTTCAGTACATACCGCCAAGAATAA
- a CDS encoding AAA family ATPase: MNITKIKKRIVLTGGPGGGKTTALDLIRREFCGKIASVPEAATMIFSGGISRAMTPEVLKAQQVAIFNLQKNLEDIQRAAHPDCLILCDRGSLDGLAYWPESEQDFFTKMNTSLELELARYDAVIFFETAARSGESIKSNNPVRNESEQAAIELDKKLKKVWSQHPNFNLVGSSESFIRKVMFGIMTVENVIGTYR; the protein is encoded by the coding sequence ATGAATATCACAAAAATAAAAAAACGCATCGTATTAACCGGTGGCCCGGGCGGCGGAAAAACTACCGCGCTTGATTTGATCCGGCGAGAATTTTGCGGGAAGATAGCCTCGGTCCCGGAAGCTGCAACCATGATATTTAGTGGTGGTATCAGTCGTGCGATGACACCAGAAGTACTTAAAGCGCAGCAAGTGGCGATCTTTAACCTGCAAAAAAACTTAGAAGATATTCAACGAGCCGCACATCCAGATTGTTTAATTTTATGTGACAGGGGTTCATTAGACGGTCTGGCGTATTGGCCTGAAAGTGAGCAGGACTTTTTTACTAAAATGAATACCTCCTTAGAACTAGAGTTAGCCCGTTATGACGCGGTGATATTTTTCGAAACGGCAGCCAGGTCCGGGGAAAGTATAAAAAGTAACAACCCGGTCAGAAACGAATCGGAGCAAGCGGCGATTGAATTAGATAAAAAATTAAAAAAAGTCTGGTCTCAGCACCCAAACTTTAACTTAGTCGGCAGCTCTGAATCTTTTATACGCAAAGTAATGTTTGGCATTATGACGGTAGAAAATGTTATCGGTACTTATCGTTAA
- a CDS encoding DUF6176 family protein — protein MESKLLKIKLNSGYRSQLERLIAYMRENIEYPANEMTQKGYFWDSTFIEQTDEADFLYIVLKSHDFSKIMLDENELSPTPFREVYEQFRRQCWAPEPYTDIEPIFCFNSSFKFSH, from the coding sequence TTGGAATCTAAGTTACTCAAAATAAAACTAAATTCAGGTTATCGCTCACAATTGGAGCGTTTAATTGCTTATATGCGAGAGAATATAGAATATCCGGCCAATGAAATGACGCAAAAAGGTTACTTTTGGGATTCAACCTTTATTGAGCAAACGGATGAAGCCGATTTCTTATACATAGTTCTCAAATCGCACGACTTTTCTAAAATTATGTTAGACGAAAATGAGCTTTCACCGACGCCATTTCGTGAAGTTTATGAACAATTTCGCCGTCAATGCTGGGCACCAGAGCCATACACGGATATAGAGCCGATATTTTGTTTTAATTCGTCTTTTAAATTTTCTCATTAA
- a CDS encoding RNA-binding S4 domain-containing protein, with protein MNNTISVELENQPIELCKLLKVANLVNGGGEAKIVISEGYVAVNGEIALQKRRKIYHQDVVEFNGDFIEVICHTPLETPKAKPEKKKAPLSTNKASANKKTTASGKRKKISF; from the coding sequence TTGAACAATACCATTAGCGTCGAACTTGAAAATCAGCCAATTGAGCTATGTAAGTTGTTAAAGGTTGCCAACCTAGTCAACGGTGGTGGCGAAGCAAAAATAGTAATTAGCGAAGGCTATGTTGCTGTTAATGGTGAAATTGCATTGCAAAAACGTCGTAAAATTTATCATCAGGATGTAGTTGAGTTTAATGGTGATTTTATTGAAGTCATTTGCCATACGCCATTAGAGACTCCTAAAGCTAAACCAGAAAAGAAAAAAGCGCCGTTATCCACGAATAAAGCTTCAGCAAATAAAAAAACTACGGCATCAGGAAAAAGAAAAAAAATCTCATTTTAA